A window of Diabrotica virgifera virgifera chromosome 9, PGI_DIABVI_V3a contains these coding sequences:
- the LOC114330491 gene encoding insulin-like growth factor-binding protein complex acid labile subunit, protein MLCKVLVVLFTLFVCLKCSNISVELHINKFFKGVNITINSIFELKQNVVNRSEVHLIQIKDQNVPVIPKNFLNGTSVSDFGISRSQVREVEPGALDGVSLDFLNLNANNIARIKKGIFNKKSLYIVDFQNNVVSNIEDDAFAGATITLLDLSHNKMAKLTSKMFAGSNITYIFLHSNVISNIEDGTFDKIDNMQRLVLSNNQLEALGNVFKNLTNLKQLLLAENRIKTLEPGCFSGSGISLEIFLSGNQLTHIAKGVFYKVPVFSLDFRNNSISKIDKGALAGLSTLRNVLLGNNSLGDLKLSNFDFLNNTLNLLSLSDNGISNIDIGVFKNVEIFILDLSRNHIKSIKKGLFHNLTSYRIELSENEITEIEEDAFADIKDLSYIDVSMNKLKEVKKRMFSLGLNRVNLEDNLITKIDNDVLNGLSLSDIQIKNNPIAAKNNA, encoded by the coding sequence ATGTTATGTAAAGTACTTGTAGTGTTGTTCACTTTATTTGTTTGTTTGAAATGTAGTAATATTTCTGTTGAACTGCacataaacaaattttttaaaggagTTAATATAACAATTAACTCAATTTTTGAGTTGAAGCAAAATGTAGTCAACAGAAGTGAAGTACATTTAATTCAAATTAAGGACCAAAATGTTCCAGTAATACCGAAAAATTTCTTGAATGGAACCAGTGTTAGTGATTTCGGCATTAGTAGATCCCAAGTACGAGAAGTTGAACCTGGTGCGTTAGATGGGGTTTCTTTGGATTTCCTAAATTTGAATGCCAACAACATTGCACGAAttaaaaaaggtatatttaacaaaaaatcaCTTTATATAGTTGACTTCCAGAATAACGTTGTATCTAATATAGAAGATGACGCCTTTGCAGGTGCAACCATCACATTACTGGATCTATCGCATAATAAGATGGCCAAATTGACTTCAAAAATGTTCGCTGGTTCAAATATAACATATATTTTCCTACATTCGAACGTAATAAGTAATATAGAAGATGGTACCTTTGATAAAATCGATAATATGCAAAGATTAGTCCTAAGCAACAACCAACTTGAAGCGCTTGGAAACGTTTTTAAGAACTTGACAAATTTAAAGCAATTGCTCTTAGCGGAAAACAGAATAAAAACACTTGAACCTGGATGCTTCAGCGGTTCTGGGATCTCCTTAGAGATTTTTCTTTCAGGTAACCAACTGACTCATATTGCAAAAGGAGTGTTTTATAAAGTACCAGTCTTTTCACTGGATTTCAGAAATAACAGcatttcaaaaattgataaaggAGCCTTAGCTGGTCTTTCAACTCTAAGAAATGTTCTGCTAGGTAATAACAGTCTTGGAGATTTGAAGCTGTCCAATTTTGACTTCCTCAATAATACTTTAAATTTGCTATCTTTGAGTGATAACGGCATTTCAAATATCGATATTGGTGTCTTCAAAAATGTTGAAATCTTTATATTGGACCTAAGCAGAAACCATATAAAATCGATTAAAAAAGGACTTTTTCACAATCTTACAAGTTACCGAATTGAATTAAGTGAAAATGAAATTACCGAAATAGAAGAAGACGCTTTTGCTGATATCAAGGATTTAAGTTACATAGATGTGAGCATGAACAAACTTAAAGAAGTCAAGAAGAGAATGTTCAGTTTAGGATTGAATCGAGTTAATTTGGAAGATAATTTAATAACTAAAATCGACAATGATGTTCTTAATGGTCTTTCGTTGTCAGACATTCAgataaaaaataatcctattgcTGCCAAGAACAACGCTTAA
- the LOC114330490 gene encoding leucine-rich repeat-containing protein 15-like — MKNPKDCVWEFDISRSQVRDVKRGALDGVSLDFLNLNANNIARIKKGIFNKKSLYIVDLQNNVVSNIEDDAFAGATITLLDLSHKKMAKLTSKMFAGSNITYIFLQSNGLSTNIEDGTFDKIVNMKRLVLRDNQLEALGNVFKNLTNLKELVLAGNRIKTLEPGCFSGSGISYAGHSLTDIEEAMACRIIIIFVNMLCKVLVVLFTLFVCLKCSNISVQLHGNIFFKGVNNITIINSIFDLKQNVVNRSEVDLIQIKDQNVPVIPKNFLNGTSVSDFGISRSQVREVEPGALDGVSLDFLNLNANNIARIKKGIFNKKSLYIVEFQNNVVSNIEDDAFAGATITLLDLSHNKMAKLTSKMFAGSNIIHIFLQSNVISNIEDGTFDKIDNIQRLFLSNNQLEALGNVFKNLTNLKQLALAENRLKTLEPGCFSGSGLSLDIFLSGNRLTHIAKGVFYKVPVFLMDFRNNSISKIDKGALAGLSTLRNVLLGNNSLGDLKMSTFDFLNNTLNLLSLSDNGISNIDIGVFKNVEIFILDLSRNHIKSIKKGLFHNLTSYRIELSENEITEIEEDAFADIKYLSDIDVSMNKLKEVKKRMFSLGLNQVNLEDNLITKIDNDVLNGLSLSDIQIKNNPIAAKINA; from the exons ATGAAAAATCCAAAAGACTG TGTTTGGGAATTCGACATTAGTAGATCCCAAGTAAGAGATGTTAAACGTGGAGCGTTAGATGGGGTTTCTTTGGATTTCCTAAATTTGAATGCCAACAACATTGCACGAAttaaaaaaggtatatttaacaaaaaatcaCTTTATATAGTTGACTTACAGAATAACGTTGTATCTAATATAGAAGATGACGCCTTTGCAGGTGCAACCATCACATTACTGGATCTATCGCATAAAAAGATGGCCAAATTGACTTCAAAAATGTTCGCTGGTTCAAATATAACATATATTTTCCTACAATCGAACGGATTAAGTACGAATATAGAGGATGGTACCTTTGATAAAATCGTTAATATGAAGAGATTAGTCCTAAGGGACAACCAACTTGAAGCGCTTGGAAACGTTTTTAAAAACTTGACAAATTTAAAGGAATTGGTTTTGGCGGGAAACAGAATAAAAACACTTGAACCTGGATGTTTTAGCGGTTCTGGAATCTcttatgctggccactcacttacggatatcgaagaggccatgGCATGCAG aataattattatattcGTAAACATGTTATGTAAAGTACTTGTAGTGTTGTTCACTTTATTTGTTTGTTTGAAATGTAGTAATATTTCTGTTCAACTGCACggtaacatattttttaaaggagttaataatataacaattattaacTCGATTTTTGACTTGAAGCAAAATGTAGTCAACAGAAGTGAAGTAGATTTAATTCAAATTAAGGACCAAAATGTTCCAGTAATACCGAAAAATTTCTTAAATGGAACCAGTGTTAGTGATTTCGGCATTAGTAGATCCCAAGTACGAGAAGTTGAACCTGGTGCGTTAGATGGGGTTTCTTTGGATTTCCTAAATTTGAATGCCAACAACATTGCACGAAttaaaaaaggtatatttaacaaaaaatcaCTTTATATAGTTGAGTTCCAGAATAACGTTGTATCTAATATAGAAGATGACGCCTTTGCAGGTGCAACCATCACATTACTGGATCTATCGCATAATAAGATGGCCAAATTGACTTCAAAAATGTTCGCTGGTTcaaatataatacatattttcCTACAATCGAACGTAATAAGTAATATAGAAGATGGTACCTTTGATAAAATCGATAATATACAAAGATTATTCCTAAGCAACAACCAACTTGAAGCGCTTGGAAACGTATTTAAGAACTTGACAAATTTAAAGCAATTGGCCTTAGCGGAAAACCGATTAAAAACACTTGAACCTGGATGCTTTAGCGGTTCTGGGCTCTCCTTAGATATTTTTCTTTCAGGTAACCGACTGACTCATATTGCAAAAGGAGTGTTTTATAAAGTACCAGTCTTTTTAATGGATTTCAGAAATAACAGcatttcaaaaattgataaaggAGCCTTAGCTGGTCTTTCAACGCTAAGAAATGTTCTGTTAGGTAATAACAGTCTTGGAGATTTGAAGATGTCCACTTTTGACTTCCTCAATAATACTTTAAATTTGCTATCTTTGAGTGATAACGGCATTTCAAATATCGATATTGGTGTCTTCAAAAATGTTGAAATCTTTATATTGGACCTAAGCAGAAACCATATAAAATCGATTAAAAAAGGACTTTTTCACAATCTTACAAGTTACCGAATTGAATTGAGTGAAAATGAAATTACCGAAATAGAAGAAGACGCTTTTGCTGATATCAAGTATTTAAGTGACATAGATGTGAGCATGAACAAACTTAAAGAAGTCAAGAAGAGAATGTTCAGTTTAGGATTGAATCAAGTTAATTTGGAAGATAATTTAATAACTAAAATCGACAATGATGTTCTTAATGGTCTTTCGTTGTCAGATATTCAgataaaaaataatcctattgcTGCCAAGATTAACGCTTAA